From the genome of Pseudomonas migulae:
TAGGCCGGCATTTGATAGCGGTGCCAAACCACACCCGCCGCAATCGCCGAGGCTTCGCCGTGATCCATGCTCTTTTCGATGATCACGTTGCCCGGCAGAACCATGCGCACGAAACGCGGATCGCTGCGCAACTGCTCCAGGCCATGCACGATGAACTGGTCGACGTAGCGGTGGTAGTTGGTCAGCAGAATCCAAGGCTGCACATGACGCCAGTCGCTGCCGGTGTAATGCACCAGGCGGCGCAGGGAGAAATCCACCCGCGCGGCATCGAACAGGGCCAGCGGCAGGGGATCAGTGTTTTCCCAATCGTACAGACCGTCAGCGATGCCATCGGTGGCGGCGGACAGGTCGGTACTCGGGAACACCCGCGCCAGCACGGCAGCGGTCACGCCGGAGCCGGCCAGTTCATCGCCCTGCTCGACCACGTAGGGATAAGGAATGTTCTGCTGGCTGATGCCGACTTCCACGGTCACGGTGAAGTCGTGCATCAGCGGAACCAGCTGTTCCAGCAGGTATTTGCGGAAAGCGGCCGGGTGAGTGACGGTGACGCTGTAGGTCCCCGGCAACTGAACCTTGGCGTAGGCGCGGGTGGTCTGTGGGACTTCGCCCTGGCAGTGATAGGTCAGACGCAGTTCAGGATAACGAAACATCGCACGCTGTTCGGCGTCCGGCTCAATGCGATCCTTGAGGTAACGCTTGAGCGCCTGGTTCAGTGCGGTGGTGGCACGATTGTGCAAGAGCGCAAGCCGGTCCACGGCTTGCTCGGCGGTTTGAACGATAATAAAAGCTTCGGTCACGATCAGCATCCTGTGTTCTGACTTGCAGGTCTTCATCTTGCCTGCATCGTCGCTTCACGGGAACAGTGGCGTGTTGATAGATAAATGTTGAGCTACACCCTGGAACTAATGTGGGAGCGGGCTTGCTCGCGAAGGCGGACTGTCAACCAACATCATTGTTGAATGTTAGACCGCCTTCGCGAGCAAGCCCGCTCCCACATTTGATCGGTGTTGTTTACACAAACGGAGTCGATCGGGCGACGATCGCTTCCACATCCAGGCCCCGAGGCAATGCACCGTACACCCGGCCGCCGCCATTCAGACGACTGGCGATAAAAGCATCGCTGACCGCCGAATTACCGGCCTCCAGCAACAACTTGGCCTGCAACCCCAACGCAATATCTTCGGTGAGCTGACGGGCACGATACTGAATGTCGCTGGTGTCCTTGAAAGCCGTCTGCAATTGGCTGATGTGCGCCGCCAGGCGTTTGTCGCCATGACCGTCGCCCAACTCGCTGAACAGCACATCAAGCACACCCGGCTCTTTCGACAGCGCCCGCAGCACGTCCAGGCACTGCACATTGCCGGAACCTTCCCACGTCGAATTGACCGGCGCCTCACGGTACAAACGCGGCAGGATGGTGTCTTCGACATACCCCGCGCCGCCCA
Proteins encoded in this window:
- the amn gene encoding AMP nucleosidase, coding for MKTCKSEHRMLIVTEAFIIVQTAEQAVDRLALLHNRATTALNQALKRYLKDRIEPDAEQRAMFRYPELRLTYHCQGEVPQTTRAYAKVQLPGTYSVTVTHPAAFRKYLLEQLVPLMHDFTVTVEVGISQQNIPYPYVVEQGDELAGSGVTAAVLARVFPSTDLSAATDGIADGLYDWENTDPLPLALFDAARVDFSLRRLVHYTGSDWRHVQPWILLTNYHRYVDQFIVHGLEQLRSDPRFVRMVLPGNVIIEKSMDHGEASAIAAGVVWHRYQMPAYHLIASDGHGVTLVNIGVGPSNAKNITDHLAVLRPHCWLMIGHCGGLRQSQTIGDYVLAHAYMRRDGILDRVVPPNIPIPALAEVQMALQQAAANITGEKGDELKKRLRTGTVLTYDDRNWELRWAQERPLINLSRAVAVDMESGTIAAQGYRLRVPYGTLLCVSDKPLHSEIKLPGSANAFYERAVSQHLKIGIEAVDLLRTELNSLHSRKLRSFDEPPFR